The following proteins come from a genomic window of Nitrospira sp.:
- a CDS encoding GIY-YIG nuclease family protein, with translation MSKSIEEILEPKPEARPRIYAYSIADEAHKGLLKVGQTTRDVKQRIAEQLKTANIKNYTIELDVAGERDDGTIFSDYDVREALVKKRFENTELEWVRCSVKDVKTVLTELRTGQQFTGTHHETFSMRREQTEAVEKTFDYFNSIWAENKNAAPRFLWNAKMRFGKTFTTYQLAKKLKAKRVLVMTFKPAVADAWQTDLESHVDFDGWQFLSRHSDSDPTRVSTTTPLVYFGSLQDLLGRDKATGSIKPKNKWIHKERWPQLVGQHIPFLKWRLAVV, from the coding sequence ATGAGTAAGTCCATCGAGGAAATCCTTGAGCCGAAGCCGGAAGCCCGGCCCCGCATCTACGCCTACTCCATCGCGGACGAGGCGCACAAGGGTCTCCTTAAGGTGGGGCAGACGACGCGCGACGTGAAGCAGCGCATCGCCGAGCAACTCAAGACCGCCAACATCAAAAACTACACTATTGAGCTGGATGTGGCCGGCGAGCGCGACGACGGCACGATCTTTAGCGACTACGACGTCCGCGAGGCGCTCGTCAAAAAGCGATTCGAGAACACCGAATTGGAGTGGGTACGGTGCTCGGTCAAGGACGTGAAGACCGTTCTTACTGAACTTCGCACCGGACAGCAGTTCACGGGAACGCATCACGAAACCTTCTCGATGCGGCGGGAACAGACCGAGGCTGTCGAAAAGACTTTTGACTACTTCAATTCGATTTGGGCAGAGAATAAAAATGCCGCGCCACGTTTCTTGTGGAACGCAAAGATGCGCTTCGGTAAAACCTTCACCACTTATCAGCTCGCCAAGAAACTAAAGGCCAAGCGGGTGCTGGTGATGACTTTCAAGCCTGCTGTGGCGGATGCGTGGCAGACGGACCTCGAATCCCACGTGGACTTCGACGGCTGGCAATTCCTCTCGCGCCATTCTGACAGCGACCCGACAAGAGTTTCCACCACGACGCCACTCGTCTATTTCGGTTCATTGCAGGACTTGCTGGGCCGCGATAAAGCTACTGGAAGCATTAAGCCAAAAAACAAGTGGATTCATAAGGAGAGGTGGCCCCAGCTGGTTGGACAGCATATTCCATTTCTTAAGTGGCGCCTCGCAGTGGTCTGA
- a CDS encoding DUF2784 domain-containing protein, protein MLAWPNNALLLADAVLFIHLAFVLFVLFGGLLALKWRNIIWFHLPAAAWGAFIEFSGWICPLTPLENWLRERGGGLGYDGDFVGRYLLMLLYPDHLTRTGQFVLGIVVMTLNLMVYGWLWKRGRLMNSHKGSCD, encoded by the coding sequence ATGCTGGCATGGCCGAACAACGCCCTCCTTCTGGCCGACGCGGTTCTCTTCATACATCTCGCCTTTGTTCTCTTCGTCCTGTTCGGCGGCTTGCTGGCGCTGAAGTGGCGGAACATCATCTGGTTCCATTTGCCTGCCGCAGCCTGGGGGGCCTTCATCGAGTTCAGCGGCTGGATCTGCCCGCTGACCCCGTTGGAAAATTGGTTGCGCGAAAGGGGCGGCGGATTGGGCTATGACGGTGACTTTGTCGGACGCTATCTGCTCATGCTCCTCTACCCGGATCATCTCACCCGCACCGGACAATTCGTCCTGGGAATCGTCGTGATGACGCTCAATCTGATGGTGTATGGGTGGCTGTGGAAACGCGGCCGTCTGATGAATTCCCACAAAGGTTCATGCGACTGA